A region of the Pempheris klunzingeri isolate RE-2024b chromosome 21, fPemKlu1.hap1, whole genome shotgun sequence genome:
TTAGACCGTGGCTGCTTCACACTGGGGTCACTATGGCAGCTTTACGCTACATGTTATGTATCTACGTCAAAGTACGGCCGCAGCTATCGAACATATATTTAAGTTATATGTTCAGTCTTTAAGTGTCAAAAGCGAGCTGGGAGCTTAACTACACCGACATGATAACAGGGTGCATCAGCCATGAGAGAGCTGTGGCATGTTCATGTAGCTCGCAGGCTTTGCATCTGAAAactcttctcctttctctccctctctcctcatctttttGACCCTAACCACAACCTTTCCCTGACTCTGACCACACCTGAGCGGCCATGTGCAGATAGATTGTAGAAAGCAGCTTTTAATGTTGTCTAATATCAATGTACTGGTCTGGTAATAGGTTTGCAGAGCGACCggctaaatgtaaaaataatgatgataattttCAGTcgatcaattaatcatttaatcgACTTATCATTTCACCAGTGcattcataaaataaaaaaaaaaaaggctatgCAAACTCCAGTGTGCACGCTCCCCCGAAAGACGAGGAGAGCTGGAACATGTTGGATGTGAGGACGCGGGGGAAGAAAACCAAGAAAAACATACGAGGATGTAGAAAGGCCCGTTACACTGGGAAGTGTGCACCCATTACTGTGCTCAGGTGTTAACAGCTTCCATGTGTGTTTACACTTCATATTTTGTTCCACATGCTGCTGTTGCCACAGTGGGCACTGCATCATTGGGAGGGtagtgggggggtggggtagGGGGGGGAACACAGAGGCATTTAACCCTGTTTTTCAGCGATGTCGCccacctgaggaggaagcatgTGCAGAgacagtggaggtggtggtagatagatagatagatagaaatactttattgatcccagggggaaattctggAGCTGTaaaggtggattttttttttaaaaaaggagggggggggcatgagATTTCTGCTAGAAATCAGCATccataaaaaaaatccactggCGAACTGTAGTAGGGGTTAACGTCCAAACAAATAGGGGCTCTTTTGATGGAAGCTGGTCAGCCACCTCATTAAATTTGCATGTGAATACAAACAGCTTGACCCCCTGGTGCAGCAGAAAATGGCCGATGCTAATGAGTGTGCCGCTGCTGGCTCCGGCCATTGTCGAGACCGAGCTATGACTGCTGGATGTTGGGACGGGAGTCTggcgtggtgtgtgtgtgtgtgtgtgtgtgtgtgtgtgtgtgtgtgtgtgtgtgtggtggtctATAATGAAAGCCAGGTAAAGTGTGTGTCCTCGTGTCTCGTTCCATTTAGCTCTTCTCATTTCaagtcaaacaaacagagactCGTTTTTAGGCTCATGTGTGATGATTTCCTCGACTTCTCTGAGGCCACCAATGGCTGAGCCGGTAGAGTGAAATGAGGCtaaagaaaacagcagtcaCATTAGGCAGGCCAGGCAGAGgacattgttattattacaagGGTAATAGTCCTGGGGGAGGCACTGAGTGTGGGCTGAGCCTCACTAATGCAAGCTGCTGCTAAGTGGTTAGCTGCTAATAGTGTTTTCCTGTTCTCCTAATGGAAAGAAACAAGGGTCGCTGCTCAGTACACTTCAGTGAAGCGGGCCTCAGTTTTAAACTACTTACAGGATATCTTATTtgcggttaccatggtgaccagGGGGGACGGTAGGGTGTGAACTTTTCAACCAGAGCGTCCCCATCTCGCTTTGTGTGGCACACACGGTACATAATACACAGAGAGTTGCGGCCCCCGCCACCACTactgtgaaatgtgaatgtttggCTGGAGTTTAGATATTTCTGACAGAGGAGCACGACAGAAGCCCCCCCCTGTCTCCAAACAGTCAAAGTCAGGCTTTTATCATTCTACTTGCTGCTACTGGCGTTCACATTTTGCAAGTGAAACTTTCCCATAATGACTGAAATACAATCAGTAATATccttaaagggccagttcaatcaaactacaaaaaaaaaaagcacaatttctTAATGACATACTCGGTTACTGTGGATAAACCACAGAACACACGGTCAACTGGTTTAACAGGAACTGTATTCTACCAAAGAAATAGTCCCCTGTCAGGATTATCAACAGGGACCTATGTGGAGGTCTCCAAAACCCCgaacaaataaaaccaacatGATCTGCATGGCCAGAGAACAGAGACCGACCGCTAAATGAAAAGGTTGATGTTAGTTCTTCACTTCTGCGCCTTTACACCCAAGATAACTGGCAAGAACTTAAAATGCAAATCAaatagttttaatttgaaaacacctttctaaaaaaaaaaccaactagAAACTTTACTTCCAAGCGATTGTTACTCAAACAGTAGAAAACAGTGCCCTTTCTCACAGACTATTTTCAGCTATGGATGAATACAGAAAAACTacaactacagtgtgtgtgttcatggttaTGAAGGAACATGTTACCCAGCGTGGCTcattaatgtgattttaatagatgaataataattaataacaataatatcaGTCGATTGGATCAATTCAGTGCAGCTTTTCCTCTTCTCGTGGGACTCATTGAAAAATACACACTGAGCCACACTAGCCATACCTTTTAGAATGAGGCGCAGCAgacagggggtggggggagggggtgggaatAAAGATATCCCTACTCACCGACACCCCGCTGAACACAGGGGAAGCAGTGTTTTCACAGACATCCAGAAAGGCAGAAATAGGTGAGTGCTCACTGGCACTAGAGcgagaataaaaacaaatagcaCTACTACTTCCAGGATAAATCCAGCCagtggagagggggagagggagaggaagaaaatttATTTGAAGCAGAATACATGACCTCTGCAGAGTGTTCAAGATTGACCAACAGAAGTAGCAGCTCTACCGTGAAACAAGGCCTCAAGTGTAGCTGGAAGGTTACACCACAACCTCGCTTTgaaacatctcacacacacacacacacacacactgacacgctTCTGCATCCCTGATTCTAACACAATCTAATACTCAGTACAACAAAAAGCTACAGTAGCAGAGTCGTGTCAAGTACACAGATTGTACCATCCTTCTGGTCGCTGttcaccatttaaaaaaaaaaaaaaaaaggcaaaagtttacagtaaaaacacGAGAACGGAccgtcaaataaataaaaagtcattttaatggAAGCTTTTCTTTCGCACTCACAATCAAGCTTATAGTCTgatcacagagagagatgttggACATTCACCCAGAACAAGACACGCGACCAGTCAGTTTTAtcagacaaaaatatatatatacgttTTCAATTTTTTACAATAAGCTTGCGTCACGAAATGTACACAGAGGAGCGTGCACACCTACAGTCGAacaatggattttttttttcttttactcctcAAAAAAGTCCTTTTTATACCCTGGTGTCAGTGTAAAATTCTTGTTGTAAGCAACAACAACTttcatggtttttttttgtttgtttttttttgttgtgttttttttttttttataaatgtgcaAATAAGACAGATTTGGAATCCTTCGGCGTTCAGTGTAAAAGTCCAGGATCCTCAGGAGCAGTGACAGAGCTCTCACTCCAACTCACCTGCCCTATTAAGTTTAAATACAGCTCTTTGTTGCTTTGCCTTTCATTTTCAAGTAAAGTGCTCCTCTAGCAAAAACCACATGGCATAAAccactggtttaaaaaaaaaatttaaaaaaacagcaaacaaaaaaaaaaaaaaagaaagaaaacacaaacccAACAGTTCAATGGATGTAGAATATGGGAATGTCTCcctcaagtaaaaaaaaaaaagaaaagcaaaaagcaaacaaTTGGAAGTGAGTCCTGGCTGTTTGTGGGGAGATGACAGTCACACAGTTCCAGCAGTAATCATACGAACTCCAGCTTGCCGTGGCCGCTGTACATCCCCCAGTGCACCAGAGACAAGATCTTGTCGTTGCCCAGATCGGCCTGTCTCATCTTGTCGCAGGTCAGGCAGCAGTTCTCGTGGCCCGTGACGGGCACCATGCACTCCAGGTCCAGCTTGGCCACGTGGCCTTTCTTTATGTGGTGGCCGTGGAAGCTGTAGTGGAGCCGCGACAGCATCTGCTGCCGCTGGTCCTGCAGTCGCTTGTTCTCGCTGCGCAACATTCGCAGCGCCAGCATGATGAGCAGCACCAGGATGAGGCCTCCGGCGATGGGGACGGCGATCACCGCCGCCCGGAACCACACCTCTTTGGCCGAGGCCAGCTCCTGAACCCGGGTCACCAGGTTCCTGTTGTTGCCGTCTGGCTGGTACTTGCTGTGATCTGCACGCAGAGATAATCAGGAGTTTAACATTTCCACTGCTCCACATTGTTACATACGGGTTTGTAGCGCCTTATTTTAAAGCAAATGATTCTATATGGATGTACGTATGGCTGCTTGTAGCTCACTGAGAAGCTTTCACAGAGCTGGTTCTGTTCCAAAGTCAATGGCAgtgaccacagagagagaaaatatgacAGATGAGAGcgaggaaggaagagagggcAGCAGGGgcaaaaagaaggaaaaacaacaagtcACCTTGTCCGGAGTGAGAGCCAGACATTAATCTGAGCTAATAAATAAACTACTCTGCTCCGGTCAGGGTCACATCCCCCTCCTCTGTGACCCTCCGCACACCTTATCATAACTCTGTTCCTGCCCAACATGCAGGCTTGCCAGCGAATATATTCATTCTACAAGGCACATTCCTACTCGGTAAGAAAATTACACGGTGcacacataataaaaaaagaatatatctGATCTCCTTCCAAGTGCTTAAGGTAAACTGGCTGCTCTGTGCCTTCCCAGGCGCAGAGCTGGAGACCATTAAAGTCAAACTGGAGTTCTGTAAAGCAGggaattagaaaaagaaaaaaaaaaaaaaaaaaagtaggaggGGGCAACAGTGGCCTGTACTTCTAGAACAGCAACGTGTTTGAAGAGCCCGACAGCTTCGGCAACAAGACAGAGGGAAAGCGGAGGATCATAACAGATAGCCAGATAGTCAAAACATTGT
Encoded here:
- the bambia gene encoding BMP and activin membrane-bound inhibitor (Xenopus laevis) homolog a: MDRQSSFISIWLQLELCAMAVLITKGEIRCYCDAPHCVATGYMCKSELNACFTKVLDPLSVNSPLTHGCLDPAANAVDICSSSSSSSSRGWEAVSRASVTALECCHDDMCNYRGLHDLAHTRDSTDHSKYQPDGNNRNLVTRVQELASAKEVWFRAAVIAVPIAGGLILVLLIMLALRMLRSENKRLQDQRQQMLSRLHYSFHGHHIKKGHVAKLDLECMVPVTGHENCCLTCDKMRQADLGNDKILSLVHWGMYSGHGKLEFV